The Hymenobacter sp. GOD-10R genome includes a window with the following:
- a CDS encoding phosphatase PAP2 family protein, translated as MRSFLSRSIVGVALWLATFTPTLAQVLPTSPAAADTTHKYENPGGVSTPKPLVPWYKGKLVKATIVPALMITYGATCINGNGLYSSYQANRDIHKLFPTFRTHLDNILIIAPYLELGGVLLAGVESKNDNINIGLVVLKSELIMLSSTFIVKSLTKIRRPDNSDMLSFPSGHTAQAFLAASIVHNELRDKSQWYGVGAYAIATSVAALRMINSKHWQSDVVAGAGFGILSAHLGYLTHRNRWGRKPLMPTGMNIMPTWQQGAPGLGMTWKL; from the coding sequence ATGCGCTCTTTTCTATCTCGCAGTATTGTTGGAGTGGCCTTGTGGCTGGCCACTTTCACGCCGACGCTCGCCCAAGTACTACCCACATCCCCGGCCGCTGCCGACACCACCCACAAGTACGAAAATCCAGGCGGCGTTTCGACCCCTAAGCCGCTGGTGCCCTGGTACAAGGGTAAGTTAGTGAAGGCTACCATTGTACCGGCCCTGATGATCACCTATGGTGCGACCTGCATCAACGGCAATGGGTTGTACAGCAGCTACCAAGCCAACCGTGACATTCATAAGCTGTTCCCCACTTTCCGTACGCACCTCGATAACATCCTGATCATTGCACCTTACTTGGAGCTAGGTGGTGTGCTCCTCGCCGGGGTAGAGTCGAAAAACGACAATATCAACATCGGTTTGGTGGTGCTGAAAAGCGAGCTGATTATGCTCTCCAGCACTTTCATCGTGAAGTCATTGACTAAGATCCGTCGGCCCGATAACTCCGATATGCTTTCGTTTCCGTCGGGGCACACGGCGCAGGCCTTCTTGGCTGCCAGCATTGTACACAACGAGCTTCGCGACAAAAGCCAGTGGTATGGTGTTGGGGCCTACGCCATTGCCACCAGCGTGGCGGCCTTGCGCATGATCAACAGCAAGCACTGGCAAAGCGACGTGGTAGCTGGCGCGGGCTTCGGCATTCTGTCGGCGCACCTAGGCTACCTCACACACCGCAACCGCTGGGGCCGCAAGCCTCTTATGCCCACTGGCATGAACATCATGCCCACGTGGCAGCAGGGCGCCCCTGGTCTCGGCATGACCTGGAAGCTGTAA
- a CDS encoding MBL fold metallo-hydrolase → MAEQNHATRGNTPALQHVAPGVWALRNVFVNLFYVRDPEAPAGPWALIDAGLPGSAPKVLDKATFLFGEDNPPAAIVLTHGHFDHVGALHTLVERWPDVPVYAHPLELPYLTGRSSYPPPDPSVGGGAMAAMSFLYPKKPIDLGDRVKPLPEDGTVPSLPGWRWVATPGHSPGHVSFFRESDRLLLAGDAFVTTKQESAMAVWQQKQEVHGPPAYFTCDWEQARASVQTLAELQPEIAATGHGIPMHGQELRDQLNALVQHFEQEAVPAQGRYVPQPALADETGVIAVPPALPNPMPSLLLGIGLVGLATYVLATQDKPTQQHQK, encoded by the coding sequence ATGGCTGAGCAAAATCATGCTACGCGCGGCAACACGCCCGCTTTGCAGCACGTCGCGCCAGGCGTGTGGGCGCTGCGCAATGTATTTGTAAATCTGTTTTATGTGCGCGACCCGGAAGCACCTGCCGGCCCTTGGGCGCTGATTGACGCGGGGCTGCCTGGTTCGGCGCCAAAAGTGCTGGACAAAGCCACGTTCTTGTTTGGCGAGGACAACCCGCCCGCGGCTATTGTGCTCACGCATGGCCACTTCGACCATGTTGGGGCCCTGCACACGCTGGTAGAGCGTTGGCCCGATGTGCCGGTCTATGCGCACCCGCTGGAGCTACCGTACTTGACAGGGCGCTCTTCGTATCCGCCCCCTGACCCAAGCGTAGGTGGTGGCGCCATGGCGGCTATGTCGTTTCTGTACCCTAAGAAGCCTATCGACCTAGGTGACCGGGTGAAGCCTCTGCCGGAAGACGGCACCGTGCCCAGCCTGCCTGGCTGGCGCTGGGTTGCAACGCCGGGCCACTCGCCAGGACACGTCTCCTTCTTCCGCGAATCGGACCGCTTGCTGCTGGCCGGCGACGCCTTCGTGACGACGAAGCAAGAATCGGCTATGGCGGTGTGGCAACAGAAGCAGGAAGTACATGGTCCACCCGCCTATTTCACCTGTGACTGGGAGCAAGCGCGCGCCTCGGTGCAAACTCTGGCCGAACTACAACCCGAAATAGCGGCTACAGGCCACGGCATTCCGATGCACGGCCAAGAGCTCCGCGACCAACTAAATGCCCTTGTACAGCATTTCGAGCAAGAGGCAGTACCCGCGCAAGGCCGCTACGTGCCCCAGCCAGCTCTTGCCGACGAAACCGGCGTTATTGCCGTGCCCCCCGCCCTGCCGAACCCTATGCCCAGTTTGCTCCTAGGTATTGGTTTGGTTGGTCTAGCGACTTACGTCCTAGCCACTCAGGATAAGCCCACGCAGCAGCACCAAAAGTAG
- a CDS encoding response regulator transcription factor, with product MKLLIIEDEAPLRTALIDYLRQDGYVCDAAATYEQAHEKVKLYQYDCVLLDLTLPDGNGLDIVRTLKADGSAAGVLILSARDALDDKILGLELGADDYLAKPFHLSELNARVKALIRRRQFQGQRHLLFRDLAIFPDQALVLVHNQPLTLTRKEYELLLYLLANPGRVLTKESIAEHLWGDVADTADSFDFIYSHLKNLRKKLQEKGADNYIQTIYGLGYKLNVS from the coding sequence GTGAAACTGCTCATTATCGAAGACGAAGCCCCGCTGCGCACTGCCCTCATCGACTACCTGCGCCAGGATGGGTACGTGTGCGATGCGGCAGCCACCTACGAGCAGGCACACGAGAAAGTGAAGCTCTACCAGTACGACTGCGTGCTGCTCGACCTTACCTTACCCGACGGCAACGGCCTCGATATTGTGCGCACGCTGAAAGCGGATGGCTCTGCCGCTGGCGTACTCATTCTCTCCGCCCGCGACGCCTTGGATGACAAAATACTAGGCCTAGAGCTAGGTGCCGACGATTACCTAGCCAAGCCCTTTCACCTCTCCGAACTGAACGCCCGCGTGAAGGCCCTCATCCGGCGGCGGCAGTTCCAGGGGCAGCGCCACTTGCTGTTCCGCGACCTAGCTATTTTCCCCGATCAGGCGCTGGTGCTGGTGCACAACCAGCCGCTCACCCTCACCCGCAAGGAGTACGAGTTGCTGCTTTACTTGCTGGCTAATCCAGGCCGGGTACTCACTAAAGAATCAATTGCCGAGCACCTGTGGGGCGACGTAGCCGACACCGCCGACTCCTTCGATTTCATCTACTCGCACCTGAAAAACCTGCGCAAAAAGCTCCAGGAGAAAGGCGCCGACAACTACATTCAGACAATCTACGGGCTAGGGTATAAGCTGAACGTGAGCTAG
- a CDS encoding HAMP domain-containing sensor histidine kinase, with product MKLLTATNRYYLGLSAGLFVLCGLLFYGGLQRALRHEVDEQLLNQQAFILRRAQRSGTASALPFAEPPTIHRTRPTRLGFSDTLLLDMLDQALVPHRQFVFAVPDPDGTRWVTLRKSLLETQDILKLVVAVLGLMLALLLLGVVGLNRWLAGRLWSPFRHTLAALRHYDLAQHQPLRLPASSIAEFAELNLALTQMSARLEADYRTLKEFTENAAHETQTPLAIMQAKLEQLMQLPALADPAAAPLLGDLYGATLRLSRLHQGLTLLSKIENRQFPGALPVRLDQLLTEKLHHLRDFIEAKELQVTVMMPSIPTLHLHPALADSLVGNLLQNAVKHNLRGGELRVTLTAEALEVENCGPALPTDNPEQFFERFRKLRTTSDSPGLGLSIVQQVCQYYGFALSYRVTPAPVRHLLRVRF from the coding sequence ATGAAACTGCTCACCGCCACCAACCGCTACTACTTAGGGCTGAGTGCGGGGCTTTTTGTGTTGTGTGGCTTGCTGTTTTATGGGGGCCTGCAACGCGCACTGCGGCACGAGGTAGATGAACAGCTACTAAATCAGCAGGCGTTTATTCTGCGTCGGGCGCAGCGGAGTGGTACGGCCTCGGCGTTGCCCTTCGCCGAGCCACCCACGATCCACCGCACGCGCCCCACTAGGCTAGGCTTCAGCGACACATTGCTGTTGGACATGCTGGATCAGGCACTGGTGCCGCACCGGCAGTTTGTCTTTGCCGTGCCCGATCCTGATGGTACGCGCTGGGTGACGCTGCGCAAGTCGCTGTTGGAAACACAGGATATTCTCAAGCTGGTAGTGGCGGTGCTCGGCTTGATGCTCGCCTTGTTGCTACTGGGTGTGGTAGGATTGAACCGTTGGTTGGCGGGTCGCCTGTGGTCACCTTTCCGCCATACCCTGGCAGCGCTGCGTCATTACGACTTAGCCCAGCACCAACCGCTTCGTCTGCCTGCTTCGAGTATTGCGGAGTTTGCGGAACTGAACCTAGCGCTTACCCAGATGAGCGCCCGTCTCGAAGCCGACTACCGAACACTGAAGGAATTCACTGAGAATGCGGCACACGAAACCCAAACGCCGCTGGCCATCATGCAGGCTAAACTTGAGCAACTGATGCAGCTGCCGGCCCTAGCCGACCCCGCGGCTGCGCCCCTGCTAGGCGACCTTTACGGCGCCACGCTTCGCCTTTCGCGCTTACACCAAGGCCTTACGCTGCTAAGTAAAATCGAGAACCGACAATTTCCCGGCGCCCTACCCGTCCGCCTCGACCAGCTGCTCACCGAGAAGCTCCACCACCTGCGCGACTTCATCGAGGCCAAGGAGCTGCAGGTGACGGTAATGATGCCGAGCATACCGACCCTGCACCTTCACCCTGCCCTGGCCGACTCGTTGGTTGGCAACTTGCTGCAAAATGCCGTGAAGCATAACCTCCGAGGCGGCGAGTTGCGCGTGACCCTCACAGCAGAAGCGTTGGAAGTAGAAAACTGTGGCCCGGCGCTACCCACGGACAACCCGGAGCAGTTCTTCGAGCGGTTTCGAAAGCTGCGCACCACCTCCGATTCGCCGGGCCTAGGTCTGTCCATCGTGCAGCAGGTTTGCCAGTACTACGGCTTTGCCCTTTCCTACCGCGTTACGCCCGCGCCAGTACGTCACCTATTACGCGTGCGTTTCTGA
- a CDS encoding EamA family transporter: MWWIYALFSAFFAALTAILAKVGVKGVDSDLATAIRTSVILVLAWGIAYFRGGTQHLTTLSRTNLLFLGLSGIATGLSWVCYFRALQLGEVSQVAPVDKLSVALAIGLSVVFLGEKLTIQTAIGAGLILAGTLVLVLWK, encoded by the coding sequence ATGTGGTGGATATACGCGCTCTTTTCTGCCTTTTTTGCGGCCCTTACCGCCATCCTGGCCAAAGTCGGGGTGAAAGGCGTTGACTCGGACCTAGCTACCGCCATACGGACTTCCGTGATACTGGTGCTAGCGTGGGGTATTGCGTATTTTCGGGGCGGCACTCAGCATCTTACGACTTTATCACGCACCAATCTGCTGTTTCTGGGCTTATCGGGCATTGCGACGGGGTTGTCGTGGGTCTGCTACTTCCGGGCCCTGCAACTAGGCGAAGTGTCGCAGGTAGCGCCCGTAGATAAGCTGAGCGTAGCGCTGGCTATCGGGCTTTCAGTCGTGTTCTTGGGAGAGAAGCTGACCATACAAACGGCTATCGGCGCTGGCCTTATCTTAGCAGGCACGCTGGTACTGGTGCTCTGGAAATAG
- a CDS encoding thiol-disulfide oxidoreductase DCC family protein, translating into MSRPSATILFDGVCNLCNGFVQFIIKNDSAGHFRFASLQSEAGQKLLAARGITAPVTDPESVLLVTATSVYSHSTAVLHILRKLGGAWALLYAGIVLPRFMRDAAYRFVARNRYRWFGREEACMLPTPELAKRFL; encoded by the coding sequence ATGTCGCGTCCGTCTGCTACTATTCTTTTCGATGGGGTTTGTAACCTCTGCAATGGATTTGTGCAGTTTATTATCAAAAACGATTCGGCTGGGCATTTTCGCTTTGCTTCACTACAATCAGAGGCTGGTCAGAAACTGCTCGCAGCCCGTGGAATAACTGCTCCCGTTACTGACCCCGAGAGTGTACTGTTGGTAACTGCTACTAGCGTTTATTCACATTCAACGGCCGTGCTACACATTTTGCGAAAGCTAGGTGGCGCTTGGGCCTTGCTGTATGCCGGTATAGTATTGCCACGCTTTATGCGTGACGCCGCTTACCGATTCGTAGCGCGTAACCGTTACCGCTGGTTTGGCCGTGAGGAGGCCTGTATGCTTCCTACCCCAGAGCTAGCTAAGCGCTTTCTCTAA
- a CDS encoding phosphatase PAP2 family protein, translating to MQVQLLRKAYAPTRLFSLLVLLLLSIRAAAQVPELADSLGSAPVATTRFSQRLNTWRQKPVVRALLVPSLLIGAGALTTERVDMLETDEAVHDEVREHMPQVHTNIEDQLRYVPAYTSLGLSIVGVHGQHNTLEQGIIFFMAKTINDGLTSNLKRLTHVRRPDGSTFDSFPSQHTSAAFASATFLHKEYGAHSIWYSIGGYSVATATGALRILKERHWLSDVVAGAGVGILSTEAAFWVYPLLRRTAFKIIKRPDLGSRVLVMPLYVNGAVGASFALTLR from the coding sequence GTGCAAGTGCAACTTTTACGGAAGGCGTACGCGCCTACCCGGCTTTTCAGTTTACTCGTCTTGCTGCTGCTTAGCATTAGAGCAGCGGCCCAAGTGCCGGAACTTGCCGACAGCCTTGGCAGCGCACCAGTAGCTACTACTCGCTTCAGCCAACGACTCAATACGTGGCGCCAAAAGCCGGTTGTGCGCGCTTTGTTAGTGCCTAGCCTGCTTATCGGGGCGGGCGCCCTCACCACGGAGCGGGTCGACATGCTAGAAACCGATGAAGCCGTGCACGACGAAGTGCGGGAGCATATGCCGCAGGTGCACACCAATATTGAAGACCAGCTGCGCTACGTTCCGGCCTACACGAGCCTAGGTTTAAGCATCGTTGGGGTTCATGGCCAGCATAATACCCTGGAGCAAGGGATCATCTTTTTTATGGCCAAAACCATTAATGATGGCCTGACCAGCAACCTCAAGCGCCTCACCCACGTGCGCCGTCCCGACGGCAGCACCTTCGATTCGTTTCCGAGCCAGCACACTAGTGCGGCGTTTGCCTCAGCCACCTTCCTGCACAAAGAGTACGGCGCCCACAGTATCTGGTACAGCATCGGTGGCTACTCGGTGGCCACGGCTACCGGCGCTTTACGCATCTTGAAAGAGCGGCACTGGCTTTCCGATGTAGTAGCCGGGGCAGGCGTGGGCATTCTCTCTACGGAAGCCGCTTTTTGGGTTTATCCGTTGCTGCGGCGCACGGCTTTCAAAATTATCAAGCGCCCTGACCTAGGTAGCCGGGTACTAGTAATGCCACTGTATGTGAATGGAGCCGTTGGCGCCAGCTTTGCCCTAACGTTGCGTTAG
- a CDS encoding DoxX family membrane protein yields the protein MKLTNSELAFVLGRLLLGINFLGHGLVRIPKLGAFRAGLVKQFAATWLPSVLVELFATVLPFVEFGIGLLLLLGLFTRPVLALGMFVLMALVFGSSQQENWDAVGTQMIYGIFFLLLLRHAEHNRYCLDARPSS from the coding sequence AATTCTGAGCTTGCCTTCGTACTAGGGCGGCTCTTGCTCGGCATCAACTTTCTTGGGCACGGCTTGGTGCGCATTCCAAAGCTAGGCGCGTTTCGTGCCGGGCTGGTAAAGCAATTTGCCGCTACCTGGCTGCCTTCGGTGTTGGTGGAGTTGTTTGCTACGGTGCTGCCGTTTGTGGAATTTGGTATTGGGTTGCTGCTCCTGCTAGGGTTGTTTACGCGGCCAGTGCTGGCGCTCGGCATGTTTGTGCTGATGGCGCTGGTGTTTGGCAGCAGCCAGCAGGAAAACTGGGATGCGGTAGGAACGCAGATGATCTACGGCATCTTCTTCCTCTTGCTGCTGCGTCATGCGGAGCACAACCGCTACTGCCTAGATGCGCGACCTAGTAGCTAG
- a CDS encoding MarR family winged helix-turn-helix transcriptional regulator, producing MASTNSLFAFESPDDNLGFLLWQVTNLWQREIKKALERFDLTHAQFVVLASAHQLDQQATPVTQIALADHARIDKMMASKLLRTLEAKGLLVRTEHEHDTRAKAIALTPIGTKTLVQAAWAVEEFDKIFFSTLGTQQASLIQPLRALISANNSPAEDTKSS from the coding sequence ATGGCCTCCACAAATTCTCTTTTCGCTTTTGAAAGTCCGGATGATAATCTTGGCTTTCTGCTGTGGCAGGTGACAAACCTTTGGCAACGGGAAATTAAAAAGGCACTGGAGCGTTTTGACCTTACACACGCTCAGTTTGTAGTGCTAGCATCAGCCCACCAGCTGGATCAACAAGCTACGCCCGTGACGCAAATTGCTTTGGCAGACCACGCGCGGATCGACAAGATGATGGCGAGTAAGTTGTTGCGCACGCTAGAAGCAAAAGGCTTGCTCGTACGCACCGAGCACGAGCATGACACGCGTGCCAAAGCTATTGCCCTCACACCCATCGGCACCAAAACACTGGTGCAAGCTGCTTGGGCAGTAGAAGAATTTGACAAGATCTTTTTTAGCACACTAGGCACTCAACAAGCAAGCTTGATACAGCCGTTGCGGGCGTTAATTAGCGCGAACAACAGTCCTGCCGAGGATACGAAGTCGTCTTAG
- a CDS encoding TonB-dependent receptor, whose product MRSFLLLIFGLLLSTASFAQNTFRAVVLDSTTREPLIGVSAVVHGTTSGGTTDNRGRLMLPNLNGETAQIDFSYLGYQARSVRVTFPQTTPLILLLPPDAEQLGEVIVTSTRTNSRLEDLPTRVEVLGEEEVQEENGIKPGNIASLLGDIAGTQIQPTSPTTGNADLRIQGLQGRYSQILRDGLPLLGGYAGGFGILQIPPLDLRQIELIKGSSSTLYGGGAIAGLVNLVSKTPRLGDSQYTVTINQSTLRESNLNGFASGRNDKLGYTLYGGLTRQQDVDVDGDGFVDVPRLRNLTVHPRFFWYPNAHGQLAVGYTGTFESRRGGDQRRLRDGSDVPGHEYFVTNQLQRHTFDAIYTQDSVAGGNLTLKGTVSSFNRDVTTNTVAFAARQLSYYSEASYLHRLGRHTVVGGINFNGEALRPDLASRTPLLNRYTYATVGAFAQDDWQIIRPLTVQVGLRVDHQNQYGNFVLPRVALLFRANEHLTARLNGGLGYRVPVPYVNELDERQYPQVQPLTNVQAERSLGLNGDVNWTHNFSSDVRLNINQGFFYTRLNHPMVLFPEEAPVTTPLAWQSESRPVVSRGLETYVRLQADETELYLGYVFTDARRHYDPVHPHVELAARHKLSAVAVQEVSEHWGAGIEASYTGQQYLPDGTTTPGYPIVALLVRYLTGPWTVVLNAENVLDYRQTRREAVVLAPLNNPEFRPLWAPVEGRVVNLSVNWRFLKK is encoded by the coding sequence ATGCGCTCTTTCCTGTTATTGATCTTCGGGCTACTGTTGAGTACGGCCAGTTTTGCTCAAAATACCTTTCGCGCCGTCGTGCTCGATAGCACCACCCGTGAGCCATTGATTGGGGTGAGTGCCGTGGTACATGGTACAACATCTGGCGGCACTACCGATAACCGAGGCCGCTTAATGTTACCTAACCTCAACGGCGAAACGGCTCAAATCGACTTCTCTTACCTAGGGTACCAGGCACGCAGTGTGCGCGTAACGTTTCCCCAAACCACTCCCCTGATACTGCTCCTGCCCCCCGATGCCGAGCAGCTAGGCGAAGTAATTGTGACGAGTACGCGCACCAATTCCCGCCTCGAAGACCTGCCTACGCGCGTTGAGGTGTTGGGCGAGGAGGAAGTGCAAGAAGAAAACGGCATCAAGCCCGGCAACATTGCCTCCTTGCTCGGCGACATTGCTGGCACCCAAATTCAGCCTACTTCTCCTACTACCGGCAACGCCGACTTACGTATTCAGGGGTTGCAGGGTCGCTACTCGCAGATTCTGCGCGATGGTCTGCCCTTGCTAGGTGGCTATGCCGGCGGCTTCGGCATCCTGCAAATTCCGCCGCTCGACTTGCGCCAGATTGAGTTGATTAAAGGCTCATCCAGTACGCTTTACGGCGGCGGGGCTATTGCTGGCCTAGTGAATTTGGTGAGTAAAACCCCAAGGCTCGGCGACTCGCAGTACACCGTCACGATTAATCAAAGTACGTTGCGCGAGAGCAACCTCAACGGTTTTGCCAGCGGCCGCAACGACAAGCTAGGCTACACGCTCTACGGTGGCCTCACGCGTCAGCAGGATGTCGATGTCGACGGCGACGGCTTCGTAGACGTACCTAGGTTGCGCAACCTGACCGTGCACCCGCGCTTCTTTTGGTACCCTAATGCGCATGGGCAATTAGCCGTTGGCTATACCGGCACGTTCGAGTCGCGACGGGGCGGCGACCAGCGCCGCTTACGCGATGGTAGTGATGTACCGGGCCATGAGTACTTCGTTACAAACCAACTGCAACGGCATACGTTCGACGCCATTTATACCCAAGACAGTGTGGCGGGCGGCAACCTCACACTGAAAGGCACGGTGAGCAGCTTCAACCGCGACGTGACAACTAACACCGTTGCTTTTGCAGCGCGGCAGCTTTCGTACTACTCCGAAGCCAGTTACCTCCACCGCCTAGGCCGGCACACAGTAGTAGGCGGCATCAACTTCAACGGGGAGGCCTTGCGCCCGGACCTAGCTAGCCGCACGCCCCTGCTCAACCGCTACACGTACGCCACAGTGGGCGCTTTTGCGCAAGACGATTGGCAGATCATACGTCCGCTCACGGTGCAAGTGGGCTTGCGCGTAGATCACCAGAACCAGTACGGCAACTTCGTGCTGCCGCGAGTAGCGCTGCTTTTTCGTGCTAACGAACACCTCACTGCTCGCCTCAACGGAGGCCTCGGTTACCGCGTGCCCGTGCCCTACGTGAATGAGCTAGATGAGCGCCAGTATCCGCAGGTACAGCCGCTCACGAACGTTCAGGCCGAACGCTCGCTCGGCCTAAACGGCGACGTGAACTGGACGCACAACTTCTCTTCGGACGTGCGGCTGAACATCAACCAGGGCTTCTTCTACACGCGTCTGAACCACCCCATGGTGCTTTTTCCCGAGGAAGCACCCGTGACAACACCGCTGGCGTGGCAAAGCGAAAGCCGCCCTGTGGTCAGCCGAGGCCTGGAAACCTACGTGCGCCTACAAGCTGATGAGACGGAACTCTACCTAGGGTATGTCTTCACGGATGCACGGCGGCACTACGACCCAGTGCACCCGCACGTGGAGCTAGCTGCCCGCCATAAGCTATCGGCCGTGGCCGTTCAGGAGGTCAGCGAACATTGGGGCGCAGGTATCGAAGCATCGTATACCGGTCAGCAGTATTTGCCCGATGGCACTACCACCCCCGGTTACCCTATCGTTGCCTTGCTGGTGCGCTACCTCACGGGGCCTTGGACGGTGGTATTAAACGCCGAAAATGTGCTTGATTACCGCCAGACACGTCGCGAAGCTGTGGTACTGGCCCCTCTTAACAACCCTGAGTTTCGGCCGTTGTGGGCGCCGGTGGAGGGACGTGTCGTCAACCTATCAGTTAACTGGCGCTTCTTGAAGAAGTAG
- a CDS encoding zinc-binding dehydrogenase produces the protein MKALRLDGIHQPLVLQQVPTPTPGPNQVLIQLKAAALNHRDVWIQRGQYAGLRFPCILGSDGAGVISELGEGVDEALLHQAVLINPGQHWGENPRAQSKTFTILGLPEQGTFAEYIAVPVSQVCPLPAHLSFEQAAVLPLGGATAYRAIFTRAKLQAGERVLITGIGGGVALLGMQMAIASGAEVWVTSSSPAKLARAQQLGARGGVNYKEEKWVDDLLNQAGGAFDVIVDSAAGAGFNTLLDVAAPGGRLVFYGATQGNIPEVVARKIFWKQLSVLGSTMGTEQDFADMVRLVEEKQLVPIIDEVFPLAEGENAMRRMDNGEQFGKLVLRIDV, from the coding sequence ATGAAAGCTCTTCGTCTAGATGGTATTCATCAGCCGCTGGTCCTGCAACAGGTTCCTACGCCAACACCAGGTCCCAACCAAGTCTTAATTCAACTCAAAGCTGCCGCTCTCAACCATCGTGATGTTTGGATTCAGAGAGGGCAATATGCTGGGCTGCGCTTTCCCTGCATTCTAGGCTCTGATGGAGCCGGAGTGATTTCTGAACTAGGAGAAGGTGTCGACGAAGCCCTCTTACATCAAGCTGTACTTATCAATCCAGGGCAGCATTGGGGCGAAAACCCACGGGCGCAATCCAAAACGTTCACTATCCTAGGCCTGCCGGAGCAAGGAACCTTCGCCGAATACATAGCCGTGCCTGTCTCGCAGGTTTGCCCGTTGCCGGCACACCTCAGCTTTGAGCAGGCGGCGGTTTTACCATTAGGCGGAGCAACCGCGTACCGTGCAATTTTTACGCGCGCCAAACTACAAGCAGGTGAACGAGTGCTCATCACCGGTATCGGCGGCGGCGTAGCACTGCTCGGTATGCAAATGGCTATAGCTTCAGGTGCAGAAGTATGGGTTACTTCCAGCTCACCTGCTAAGCTAGCCCGTGCGCAACAGCTAGGTGCCCGAGGTGGCGTAAACTACAAGGAAGAGAAGTGGGTCGATGATCTGTTGAATCAAGCCGGTGGAGCCTTCGACGTGATAGTTGATAGTGCCGCTGGAGCAGGATTCAATACCCTGTTAGATGTGGCAGCTCCTGGCGGACGCCTCGTGTTCTATGGAGCTACACAAGGCAACATTCCGGAGGTAGTAGCACGCAAAATATTCTGGAAGCAACTTTCCGTGCTAGGATCTACCATGGGCACTGAGCAAGATTTTGCCGACATGGTACGCCTTGTTGAGGAGAAGCAACTCGTGCCTATTATTGACGAAGTATTTCCCTTGGCTGAAGGAGAAAACGCTATGCGCCGCATGGACAACGGCGAGCAGTTCGGAAAGCTCGTACTACGCATTGATGTGTAG